A single region of the Sphingobium sp. EP60837 genome encodes:
- a CDS encoding nitrite/sulfite reductase encodes MYRYDSYDQSIVDARVEEFRDQVQRRLAGQLTEDQFKPLRLMNGLYLQLHAYMLRVAIPYGTLNARQMRKLGEIARKYDKGYGHFTTRTNLQYNWIKLADAPDILAELATVEMHAIQTSGNCIRNISSDQYAGVSADEVADPRPWAELLRQWSTFHPEFTYLPRKFKICVIASEEDRAAMKLHDIGLKLVSRDGQVGAEVYAGGGMGRTPMVAPQIRDFVPEDEIVPYLEACLRVYNRYGRRDNKYKARIKILVHELGVEEYKRQVEEEFAHMRILGLNPPVEELNRIRPFFANPAYEQGLSDDLDRTDPAFALWVDRQVAAHKQPGYAIVNISLKPRGGIPGDASAEQIELVADLAETYSLDELRVTHAQNLVLPHVKKADLYAIWQKLDEAGLAEANLDLITDIIACPGLDYCSLANARSIPLAQKLSERFAAADRQKDLGELKVKISGCINACGHHHAGHIGVLGVDRKGVENFQLSLGGSGAEDASVGQITGPGFSEDGVVDAIEKVTDLYLAQREEGERFLDTYRRLGMKPFKEAIYG; translated from the coding sequence ATGTATCGTTACGACAGCTACGACCAGTCCATCGTTGACGCACGCGTCGAGGAATTTCGTGATCAGGTGCAGCGGCGCCTGGCCGGTCAGTTGACTGAGGATCAGTTCAAGCCCCTGCGGCTGATGAATGGCCTCTATCTGCAGCTCCACGCCTATATGCTGCGCGTAGCCATTCCTTATGGCACGCTGAATGCGCGGCAAATGCGCAAGCTGGGCGAGATCGCGCGTAAATATGACAAGGGCTACGGCCATTTCACGACGCGTACGAATCTGCAGTATAATTGGATCAAGCTGGCCGACGCGCCGGACATCCTGGCAGAGTTGGCGACGGTCGAGATGCACGCCATCCAGACCAGCGGCAACTGCATCCGCAATATCTCTTCTGACCAATATGCAGGGGTATCAGCGGACGAAGTAGCCGACCCACGTCCTTGGGCGGAGCTGCTGCGTCAGTGGTCGACCTTCCATCCGGAGTTCACCTATCTGCCACGCAAGTTCAAGATCTGCGTGATCGCGTCCGAAGAGGATCGTGCGGCGATGAAGCTGCACGATATCGGCCTAAAGCTGGTGTCGCGCGATGGGCAGGTAGGCGCGGAAGTCTATGCCGGTGGCGGTATGGGCCGTACGCCGATGGTTGCGCCGCAAATCAGGGACTTCGTGCCCGAAGATGAGATCGTGCCTTATCTGGAAGCGTGCCTGCGCGTCTATAACCGTTACGGCCGCCGCGATAACAAATACAAGGCGCGGATCAAGATCCTGGTCCATGAACTGGGGGTCGAGGAATATAAGCGCCAGGTGGAGGAAGAGTTCGCGCATATGCGGATCCTCGGCCTCAATCCGCCGGTCGAAGAGCTGAATCGTATCCGGCCTTTCTTCGCCAACCCGGCCTATGAGCAGGGTTTGAGCGATGATCTCGATCGCACCGATCCGGCCTTCGCGCTGTGGGTTGACCGTCAGGTCGCAGCCCACAAACAGCCCGGTTATGCCATCGTCAACATCAGCCTGAAGCCGCGCGGCGGCATTCCAGGCGATGCTTCGGCGGAACAGATCGAACTGGTGGCGGATCTGGCGGAGACTTATTCGCTCGACGAACTGCGCGTCACCCATGCGCAGAACCTGGTTTTGCCGCATGTGAAGAAGGCGGATCTCTACGCCATCTGGCAAAAGCTGGATGAGGCTGGGCTGGCCGAGGCCAATCTGGACCTGATCACCGACATCATCGCCTGCCCCGGCCTCGACTATTGCAGCCTCGCCAATGCGCGGTCGATCCCGCTGGCGCAGAAACTGTCGGAGCGGTTCGCCGCGGCAGACCGGCAGAAGGATCTGGGCGAGCTGAAGGTCAAGATTTCCGGCTGCATCAACGCTTGCGGCCACCATCATGCCGGCCATATCGGCGTGCTGGGCGTGGACCGGAAGGGCGTGGAGAATTTTCAGCTCTCCCTCGGCGGATCAGGCGCCGAAGATGCGAGCGTCGGCCAGATCACCGGCCCCGGCTTCTCCGAGGACGGCGTGGTGGACGCGATCGAGAAGGTGACGGACCTCTATCTCGCCCAGCGCGAGGAAGGCGAACGCTTTCTCGATACCTATCGCCGTCTTGGCATGAAGCCCTTCAAGGAGGCGATCTATGGTTGA
- a CDS encoding DUF934 domain-containing protein: MVEFLSFRDGEAAQEPAVTVESFTGQSNSTAVRIEAGEDARELLPYIDRLSLVEVNFPAYGDGRGYSAARILREAGYQGELRAVGDVLVDQLVAMRRCGFDSFRPDKALDDAAVERALNRYADVYQKTVDGRSPVWAKRHPESVNG; the protein is encoded by the coding sequence ATGGTTGAGTTCCTGTCTTTCCGCGACGGTGAAGCCGCGCAGGAGCCCGCCGTGACGGTCGAATCGTTCACGGGCCAGTCCAACTCGACCGCCGTTCGGATCGAAGCGGGCGAGGATGCGCGCGAATTGCTGCCCTATATTGACCGCCTGTCGCTGGTGGAGGTGAACTTCCCGGCCTATGGCGACGGGCGTGGCTATTCGGCGGCGCGTATCCTGCGTGAGGCCGGATATCAGGGCGAACTGCGTGCCGTAGGTGATGTGCTCGTCGATCAGCTTGTCGCGATGCGCCGCTGCGGTTTCGACAGCTTCCGGCCCGACAAGGCGCTGGACGATGCCGCCGTGGAGCGTGCGCTCAATCGTTATGCCGACGTCTATCAAAAGACCGTCGATGGCCGCAGCCCGGTTTGGGCAAAGCGGCACCCGGAGAGTGTGAATGGCTGA
- a CDS encoding phosphoadenylyl-sulfate reductase, giving the protein MAEPARQLDVIDARPAFTQADADALNARFEGVDALTMLKTVFAEGLAGKVAVVSSFGTESAVLLDLVARADKTVPVIFVDTLKMFAETLNYRDTLIARLGFTDSRSVVPDLDVLAKKDETGLRWSYDPDGCCDIRKVEPMNRAKQGLDAWISGRKAFQSTTRQNMPRFEIEDGRLKINPLGDWAKDDLEAYFAEHDLPRHPLEAQGYLSVGCEPCTSKVLPGEDPRAGRWRGWDKVECGIHSPITPIPVPVVDPDDPANQPVF; this is encoded by the coding sequence ATGGCTGAACCAGCCCGCCAGCTTGACGTCATAGACGCCCGCCCCGCCTTTACCCAGGCAGATGCCGATGCGCTCAATGCGCGGTTCGAAGGTGTGGATGCGCTGACCATGCTGAAGACCGTCTTCGCCGAAGGGCTGGCTGGCAAGGTTGCTGTCGTATCGTCTTTCGGCACCGAGAGCGCCGTGCTGCTGGACCTGGTGGCAAGGGCGGACAAAACCGTTCCGGTGATCTTCGTCGATACGCTCAAGATGTTTGCGGAGACGCTGAACTATCGCGACACGCTTATCGCGCGACTGGGCTTCACAGATAGCCGTTCGGTGGTGCCCGATCTTGATGTGCTGGCGAAGAAGGACGAGACGGGCCTGCGCTGGTCTTACGATCCCGACGGCTGCTGCGACATCCGCAAAGTTGAGCCGATGAATCGTGCCAAGCAGGGATTGGACGCATGGATTTCCGGGCGCAAAGCGTTCCAATCGACCACGCGCCAGAATATGCCCCGCTTCGAGATTGAGGATGGTCGGCTGAAGATCAATCCGCTGGGAGATTGGGCCAAGGACGACCTTGAAGCCTATTTCGCGGAACATGACCTGCCGCGCCACCCTCTAGAAGCGCAAGGCTATCTGTCAGTAGGCTGCGAGCCGTGCACATCCAAGGTGCTGCCGGGCGAAGACCCGCGTGCAGGACGCTGGCGGGGTTGGGACAAGGTGGAGTGCGGGATCCACTCGCCGATCACTCCCATTCCGGTTCCGGTTGTCGATCCGGATGATCCGGCTAACCAGCCAGTGTTCTGA
- a CDS encoding MAPEG family protein, whose product MAVELKILTWSCALLLVHIFAAAHLKTRQYGVKWNMGARDETLPPLNPLAGRLVRAQANFMETYPLAIVGLLGVVIAGRTGEMTAIGGWLWLAARAVYLPLYGIGVPVVRTLAYGVSMVGLALVFGAFVSG is encoded by the coding sequence ATGGCCGTGGAGTTGAAGATCCTTACATGGAGTTGCGCACTGCTGCTCGTGCATATTTTTGCGGCGGCGCATCTCAAGACACGGCAATATGGCGTTAAATGGAACATGGGCGCGCGGGACGAGACGCTTCCGCCGCTCAATCCGCTCGCTGGGAGGCTGGTAAGAGCGCAAGCCAATTTCATGGAGACCTATCCCTTGGCCATTGTGGGTCTGTTGGGAGTGGTGATCGCCGGACGAACAGGCGAAATGACGGCGATCGGCGGATGGCTATGGCTGGCAGCCCGCGCGGTCTATCTCCCACTGTATGGCATAGGCGTGCCTGTTGTGCGGACGTTGGCCTATGGTGTCAGCATGGTCGGCTTGGCTCTCGTGTTCGGGGCGTTCGTCAGCGGCTGA
- a CDS encoding SGNH/GDSL hydrolase family protein, with translation MTLEPGAGRRSLAPGDIYVAMGSSFAAGPGISKPADTPPTRCARSIDNYAHQLARKKGLRLIDVSCSAATTAHLLGPWSELPPQLDALTPDTSLITATIGGNDMGYIGGIMAASCQAMNGKACMTVPEPTEQKWQKLEADMRKLLAEMRRRAPNARIILVIIRRFSRTTDNVQQHHCRPSRPTGAG, from the coding sequence ATGACCCTAGAACCAGGCGCTGGCAGGCGATCTCTGGCGCCGGGTGACATCTATGTGGCCATGGGCAGCTCTTTCGCGGCCGGGCCAGGGATCAGCAAACCGGCGGACACGCCGCCCACGCGCTGCGCTCGATCTATCGATAATTATGCGCATCAACTCGCGCGAAAAAAGGGACTTCGGCTGATCGACGTAAGCTGTAGTGCTGCGACTACGGCTCATCTTCTTGGTCCCTGGTCCGAACTGCCTCCGCAGCTTGACGCGCTCACCCCTGACACATCGCTGATAACCGCGACCATCGGCGGCAATGATATGGGCTATATTGGTGGCATCATGGCCGCGTCATGCCAGGCGATGAACGGCAAGGCGTGCATGACCGTGCCGGAACCCACCGAGCAGAAATGGCAGAAGCTCGAAGCCGATATGCGCAAGCTGCTTGCCGAAATGCGACGCCGGGCACCGAACGCCCGCATAATTCTTGTCATTATCCGACGGTTCTCCCGGACCACGGACAATGTGCAGCAGCACCATTGTCGCCCGAGCAGGCCGACAGGAGCCGGATGA
- a CDS encoding replicative DNA helicase has translation MVELVQINPAAEAGVPELPRNVEAEAALLGALMIDNRIAEDVQLKLKPEHFFEPLHGRIYEAVMKLVERDMIANPVTLKPLLEQDPALKELGGVGYLAQLTGNGAALLGARDFASQIYDLALLRQLVNVGRELVENALDTSEDVNPREQIEQAEVALYKVSEGEGETGSVKSFATATTMAVQVAERALNSGGHVSGITTGLASLNEKIGGLHNSDLMILAGRPGMGKTSLATNIAYNAASRWMRDNGDGIPPEKNMGAKTAFFSLEMSADQLATRVLAEQSGISGEALRMGKISRADFQNLSRAARDLQELPLFIDDTPGLTIAALRTRARRLKRRHDIGLVIVDYLQLLQGSGRGSDNRVQEISEISRGLKTLAKELNVPVLALSQLSRAVEQREDKRPQLSDLRESGSIEQDADMVWFVFREDYYVAAKEPGNKESSEHLEWAQEMERIYGLAELIVAKQRHGSTGRIRMKFDAKITRFSDLADGGYMGDYE, from the coding sequence ATGGTCGAACTGGTGCAGATAAACCCCGCCGCGGAAGCAGGCGTGCCCGAACTCCCTCGCAATGTGGAGGCGGAGGCGGCGCTGCTTGGCGCACTGATGATCGACAATCGAATCGCCGAGGACGTGCAGCTCAAGCTGAAGCCAGAGCATTTCTTCGAGCCGCTCCACGGCCGGATCTATGAAGCGGTCATGAAGCTGGTGGAGCGCGACATGATCGCCAATCCCGTGACATTGAAGCCGCTGCTGGAACAGGACCCGGCGCTCAAGGAACTGGGCGGCGTCGGCTATCTCGCCCAGCTGACGGGCAATGGCGCGGCGCTTCTGGGCGCACGCGACTTTGCCAGCCAAATCTATGACCTGGCCTTGCTGCGTCAGCTTGTTAATGTTGGCCGTGAACTTGTTGAAAACGCTTTGGATACCAGCGAGGATGTCAATCCCCGCGAGCAGATCGAGCAGGCCGAAGTTGCGCTTTATAAGGTGTCGGAGGGCGAGGGGGAGACCGGTTCCGTCAAGAGCTTCGCCACCGCCACCACCATGGCCGTTCAGGTCGCAGAACGGGCGCTGAACAGCGGCGGACATGTTTCGGGCATCACGACCGGGCTGGCTAGTCTCAATGAGAAGATTGGCGGCCTGCACAATTCGGACCTTATGATCCTGGCTGGGCGCCCTGGCATGGGCAAAACCTCGCTCGCTACCAACATTGCCTATAACGCTGCCTCCCGCTGGATGCGGGATAATGGCGACGGCATCCCGCCTGAAAAAAATATGGGCGCAAAGACGGCTTTCTTCAGCCTGGAAATGTCGGCCGACCAGTTGGCTACCCGCGTTCTCGCCGAGCAGTCGGGCATTAGCGGTGAAGCACTTCGCATGGGCAAGATCAGCCGCGCTGACTTCCAGAATCTCTCCCGCGCCGCGCGCGATCTCCAGGAGTTGCCGCTTTTTATCGACGACACGCCCGGCCTCACCATCGCTGCCCTACGCACCCGCGCCCGCCGTCTGAAACGCCGCCACGACATCGGCTTGGTCATCGTCGATTATCTCCAACTGCTTCAGGGTAGTGGGAGGGGCAGCGACAACCGCGTGCAAGAAATTTCCGAGATATCTCGTGGTTTAAAGACTTTGGCGAAGGAACTTAACGTTCCGGTTCTAGCCCTATCGCAGCTCAGCCGCGCCGTCGAGCAGCGCGAGGACAAGCGCCCGCAGCTATCGGACCTGCGCGAATCCGGCTCGATCGAACAGGACGCGGATATGGTCTGGTTCGTGTTCCGTGAAGACTATTATGTCGCAGCCAAAGAGCCGGGGAATAAGGAAAGCTCCGAGCATCTCGAATGGGCGCAGGAAATGGAGCGGATCTACGGCCTTGCCGAGCTGATCGTGGCAAAGCAGCGCCATGGCTCCACCGGTCGCATCCGCATGAAGTTCGATGCCAAGATCACCCGCTTCTCCGACCTCGCCGACGGTGGATATATGGGCGATTATGAATAA
- a CDS encoding UPF0262 family protein: MTDPRIIDITLDERTILWRNADVEQERRIAIFDLLEDNHFEPQRAHPDGYAGPYRVLLRVEEGRLVIEIKREDGEPLEAIILSLGRFRRPIREYFAICDSYYQAISNASPQQIETVDMARRAIHNDAADMLIDRLEGKIKVDFDTARRLFTLICVLHIKG, from the coding sequence ATGACCGACCCGCGCATCATAGATATCACGCTCGACGAGCGGACGATCCTGTGGCGCAATGCGGATGTCGAGCAGGAACGGCGGATCGCGATTTTCGATCTGCTGGAGGATAATCATTTCGAGCCGCAGCGCGCTCACCCCGACGGCTACGCCGGACCCTATCGCGTGCTGCTGCGCGTCGAAGAAGGCCGACTGGTGATCGAGATCAAGCGGGAAGATGGGGAACCGCTGGAGGCCATCATCCTAAGTCTCGGGCGGTTCCGGCGGCCGATCCGCGAATATTTCGCCATTTGCGACAGCTATTATCAGGCGATCAGCAACGCGTCCCCTCAGCAGATTGAAACGGTGGACATGGCGCGCCGCGCCATTCACAATGATGCGGCGGACATGCTGATCGATCGGCTCGAGGGGAAGATCAAGGTCGATTTCGATACGGCACGCCGCTTGTTCACGCTGATCTGCGTGCTGCATATCAAGGGGTAA
- a CDS encoding GH25 family lysozyme: MLWAYACRWAPERDVYPVQGVAVAAGNGRIDWGTLAANGVDFAYIRAAEGAEGRDPAFARNWSAARSSGLRYGAVLDFSLCKRAAEQATRFITTVPRDNAALPPVIRLAFDPSCTARPGRDAVLSELNTLVNLIESNAGKPALINVSNDFEEEYDIASGINRTLWLDGNFFPPDYATRKWVMWTANDMRHIDGVEGPVRWGVVAP; the protein is encoded by the coding sequence ATGCTGTGGGCCTATGCGTGTCGCTGGGCACCGGAGCGCGACGTCTATCCGGTTCAGGGTGTGGCGGTAGCGGCCGGCAATGGCCGTATCGATTGGGGTACTCTGGCAGCCAATGGCGTGGATTTCGCCTATATCCGCGCGGCCGAGGGGGCGGAGGGACGCGATCCCGCCTTTGCGCGCAACTGGTCGGCGGCGCGCTCTTCCGGGCTGCGCTATGGGGCGGTGCTCGACTTCAGCCTCTGCAAGCGTGCGGCCGAGCAGGCGACACGCTTCATCACCACCGTGCCCCGCGACAATGCCGCTTTGCCTCCGGTGATCAGGCTGGCGTTCGATCCGTCCTGCACAGCACGACCGGGTCGGGACGCGGTGCTGTCCGAACTCAACACATTGGTGAACCTTATCGAAAGCAATGCCGGCAAGCCTGCCTTGATCAATGTTTCCAACGACTTCGAGGAAGAATATGACATCGCGTCTGGGATCAACCGGACGCTGTGGCTGGATGGCAATTTCTTTCCGCCTGATTATGCGACGCGTAAATGGGTGATGTGGACCGCCAATGACATGCGGCATATCGATGGGGTTGAAGGGCCGGTAAGATGGGGCGTGGTGGCGCCATGA
- a CDS encoding cytidine deaminase: protein MSVDEAVKELVEAAQLAKGNAYAPYSRFAVGAAVRLTDGTIIGAANFENASYGLSLCAETVALAAANAQGRLGDVEAIAVVGGDTAPVTPCGRCRQILNEAEQVAARPIAIYCATRGDDSVVTYSVAELLPFAFGTKDLGCTSSRTSQE, encoded by the coding sequence ATGAGCGTGGACGAGGCCGTCAAAGAGTTGGTCGAGGCGGCGCAGTTGGCGAAGGGGAACGCCTATGCCCCCTATAGCCGCTTTGCTGTTGGGGCTGCCGTACGGTTGACGGATGGCACGATCATCGGCGCGGCAAATTTCGAAAATGCCAGCTATGGCCTCTCGCTCTGTGCTGAAACGGTGGCTCTTGCAGCGGCCAATGCGCAAGGGCGGCTGGGCGACGTAGAGGCGATCGCAGTGGTTGGCGGAGATACCGCGCCCGTGACCCCGTGCGGTAGGTGCCGCCAGATATTGAACGAGGCGGAGCAGGTGGCGGCACGGCCGATCGCCATCTATTGTGCAACGCGCGGCGATGATTCTGTGGTCACGTACAGCGTCGCTGAACTTCTGCCTTTTGCATTTGGAACCAAAGACTTAGGCTGCACTTCTTCAAGGACGAGTCAAGAATAG
- the dcd gene encoding dCTP deaminase — protein MSILSDKWIREQALSHGMIEPFVESQRRDGCISYGLSSYGYDARVADEFKIFTNVDSAVVDPKDFAANSFVDRKTSCCIIPPNSFALARTVEYFRVPRDVLVICLGKSTYARCGIIVNVTPLEPGWEGHVTLEFSNTTPLPAKIYANEGACQFLFLKGNEPCEVSYADRAGKYMGQQGVTLPRL, from the coding sequence ATGTCGATCTTGTCGGATAAATGGATACGCGAACAGGCCCTCTCCCATGGCATGATCGAGCCTTTCGTGGAGAGCCAGCGGCGTGACGGTTGCATCAGCTACGGCCTTTCGTCCTACGGCTATGATGCGCGCGTAGCGGATGAGTTCAAAATCTTCACCAATGTCGATAGCGCAGTCGTCGATCCGAAGGACTTCGCGGCGAACAGCTTTGTCGATCGCAAAACCAGCTGCTGCATCATCCCCCCCAACAGCTTCGCTCTGGCCCGGACGGTCGAATATTTCCGGGTGCCGCGCGATGTCCTGGTCATCTGCCTAGGCAAATCCACCTATGCCCGCTGCGGCATCATCGTGAATGTGACACCGCTGGAACCAGGCTGGGAAGGGCATGTGACACTGGAATTTTCCAACACCACCCCCCTGCCCGCGAAAATCTACGCCAATGAGGGCGCGTGCCAGTTCCTATTCCTGAAAGGCAATGAGCCGTGCGAGGTCAGCTACGCCGACCGGGCCGGAAAATATATGGGGCAGCAAGGCGTCACATTGCCGCGACTCTGA
- a CDS encoding metallophosphoesterase: protein MLKFLRRREAPRPLPSLGEDRRVYAVGDIHGRLDLFDQLLELIERDDARRHPLPCHLILLGDLVDRGPHSAQMVERAMALQDATEKVHFIKGNHEEVFVSAARGSSQYAGYCRRIGGVQTLASYGLDVGSSERMTDEDVASWMLNHVPRSHVDFLDRFEDMLTMGDYLFVHAGIRPGLPLQAQTAADLHWIRSEFLNHRGDHGYVVVHGHSITTKVDEKPNRVGIDTGAWSSGKLTAVGLQGTERWFLQT from the coding sequence ATGCTGAAATTCCTCCGCCGCAGAGAAGCGCCGCGTCCCCTGCCCAGCCTCGGTGAGGACCGGCGCGTCTATGCGGTCGGCGACATACACGGCCGCCTAGACCTTTTCGACCAACTGCTTGAGTTGATCGAACGAGACGATGCCCGGCGCCACCCCCTACCCTGCCATCTCATCCTGCTCGGCGATTTGGTGGATCGAGGTCCGCACTCAGCACAGATGGTCGAGCGGGCGATGGCGCTGCAGGACGCAACCGAGAAGGTGCACTTCATCAAGGGCAACCATGAGGAAGTGTTCGTCAGCGCAGCACGCGGAAGCTCCCAGTATGCGGGCTATTGCCGACGGATTGGCGGTGTTCAAACGCTGGCCAGCTACGGGCTCGACGTTGGATCATCAGAACGAATGACCGACGAGGACGTGGCGTCATGGATGCTCAATCACGTGCCGCGAAGCCATGTGGATTTTCTGGACCGGTTCGAAGATATGCTAACGATGGGCGATTATCTGTTCGTTCATGCTGGGATTAGACCCGGCTTGCCGCTGCAGGCGCAAACAGCTGCTGACTTGCACTGGATCCGCAGCGAATTTTTGAACCACAGGGGCGATCATGGATATGTCGTGGTCCATGGCCACAGCATCACGACCAAAGTTGATGAAAAGCCCAACCGCGTCGGCATCGATACTGGAGCATGGAGCAGCGGCAAGCTGACCGCCGTCGGCTTGCAGGGAACGGAGCGCTGGTTCCTGCAAACCTAG
- a CDS encoding anti-sigma factor family protein, with protein MTDIDEAMLIAWVDGELDEVTRRRIDRAVAEDSALAERLEMHRRLRTRLSSYYAPIEAEPVPPAMRTLLEDSAKVVSLVSPAAPRWRSWSIGGAIAASLLLGLGIGRISSGPAGPVAVSNGVMMAQGQLASALDTQLASIPQDSGVRIGLSFQRKGGGWCRSFEGSALSGVACRETKGWQVQQLIPGKGPTSDYRQASSTDARVTATVDALIEGAPADAAGEAAAKAKGWR; from the coding sequence ATGACCGACATTGATGAAGCCATGCTGATCGCCTGGGTCGATGGGGAACTGGACGAGGTGACCCGTCGCCGCATCGATCGCGCGGTGGCGGAAGACTCCGCTCTCGCCGAACGCCTGGAGATGCACCGCCGCTTGCGCACGCGTCTTTCGAGCTATTATGCCCCGATCGAGGCCGAGCCGGTGCCGCCGGCAATGCGCACGCTGCTGGAGGACAGCGCCAAGGTTGTTAGCTTGGTCAGTCCCGCAGCGCCCCGCTGGCGCAGCTGGAGCATTGGCGGTGCGATCGCGGCCAGCCTGTTGCTGGGCCTGGGTATCGGCCGTATCTCAAGCGGGCCCGCAGGACCCGTTGCCGTCAGCAATGGCGTCATGATGGCACAAGGGCAACTCGCTTCCGCTCTCGATACCCAACTTGCCTCCATCCCGCAGGACTCGGGCGTCCGCATTGGACTCAGCTTTCAGAGGAAGGGCGGCGGCTGGTGCCGCAGCTTCGAGGGCAGCGCCCTTTCTGGAGTAGCCTGCCGTGAAACCAAAGGCTGGCAAGTCCAGCAACTGATACCGGGGAAGGGCCCTACAAGCGATTATCGCCAGGCTTCCTCCACTGATGCTCGCGTCACCGCTACAGTTGATGCCCTGATCGAAGGTGCGCCTGCTGACGCTGCGGGAGAAGCTGCCGCCAAGGCGAAAGGTTGGCGCTAA
- a CDS encoding RNA polymerase sigma factor: MSFESDLLAILPRLRRFAASLSRDRADGDDLCQAALEKALRARDQWQPGTRLDSWMYRIMRNVWIDEGRSRQRAARTFAPEEAGEHVGHAGDRDVEAHVMLSDVDRAMHALPDEQREAIALVLVEGLSYKEAAEVLGIPMGTLTSRLVRGRGALLELLGEAA, from the coding sequence ATGTCATTCGAGAGCGATCTGTTGGCGATCCTGCCCCGGCTGCGGCGCTTTGCCGCCAGCCTCTCGCGGGATCGTGCCGACGGCGACGATCTGTGCCAGGCGGCGCTGGAAAAGGCGCTGCGGGCGCGCGATCAATGGCAGCCGGGTACGAGATTGGACAGCTGGATGTATCGGATCATGCGTAATGTCTGGATCGATGAGGGCCGTTCGCGGCAGCGCGCCGCCCGGACCTTTGCACCGGAAGAGGCGGGCGAGCATGTCGGTCATGCCGGCGACCGGGATGTGGAGGCGCATGTCATGCTCTCCGACGTCGATCGCGCGATGCACGCTCTGCCGGACGAGCAGCGCGAAGCCATTGCGCTCGTGCTCGTTGAGGGCCTGTCTTACAAGGAAGCGGCGGAGGTTCTGGGCATCCCGATGGGCACGCTCACCTCGCGTCTGGTGCGGGGGCGCGGCGCCCTACTTGAACTGTTGGGGGAAGCGGCATGA